A window of Verrucomicrobiia bacterium genomic DNA:
GTCGTGCCGCGGCGCGGAGGTGGTGAGTTCGACCTTCGACGAACCCCCGGAGCGCCATGTCCAGGTGGCCGAGATGGTGATCGAGAAGGCCAAGCGCATGGTCGAGCACAAGAAGGACGTGATGATCCTGCTCGACTCCATCACCCGCCTGGCCCGCGCCTACAACACCGTCCAGCCCCACTCGGGAAAGATCCTCTCCGGCGGCGTCGATGCGAATGCCCTCCACAAGCCGAAACGGTTTTTCGGGGCCGCTCGCAACATCGAGGAGGGCGGCTCCCTGACGATCATGGCCACGGCCCTGGTGGACACCGGCAGCCGCATGGACGAAGTCATTTTCGAGGAGTTCAAGGGCACCGGCAATATGGAGGTCCATTTGGACCGGGCCCTGGTGGACCGCCGCATCTTCCCTTCGATCAACATCGAACGTTCCGGCACCCGCAAGGAGGAGCTGCTGTACCATCCGGACGAGTATCAGCGGGTCTCGGTGCTGCGTCGGGCGTTGGTCGGGGTGCCCCCCGTCGAGGCCATGGAGCTGCTGCTCGGCAAGCTCAGGAAGACGCCGAACAACATCATGTTCCTCCTGAGCATGGCCATGAACTCCTGACTTTCCGCAGCGTTGCCTCGGAGGGCCGGGTTCCACGAGGCCGCGGGGGAGTGGTGCACGGGCGTGCGGACTCGCGAAGCTGTGGGGCTCGATATTGCCAGCGGGTGTTCGGAGCGCGGACAGCCTTGTCCGCGGGGTGCGGGTCGGAGGGGGGGAGTGCGGAAGGGCGGACAGGTGGGATCCGGCCAGGATTGGCACCGGGGGATCTGGGGCAACTCGTCGGGGAAGGGTGGGGTCAAGGGTGCTTGCGTCAACAGGAAGGGGCAGGGCGGACAAGGCTGTCCGCGCTCCTGCATGGGGAGGGGGCAGGATGAGGGGATGCGTGGGGTGGAGGATGGGAGGCGCGTGGGGCAGGCGGACAAGGCTGTCCGTGCTCCTGCATGGGGAGGCACTCCGAGTGGCACCGCTTCGGCCAATGGGGGAGGTTTTCCCTCTCTCACTTCCTTTGCATTCGGCATTGGGCCGGTTAATTTCCCGGCCTCGTGCGCTCGTCTGCCGACCTCCACCCAACCGGCGTGTCCCGATTTTCAGGCCGCCTGGGTCTCCACGCCGTCCTGGTGCTTTTCACCGTTGTCCTAACCGCGTGTCGTCGTGACGACATTGCGGTGTATGAGGCCCCCAAAGACCAACCCCTGCCGGCAGCCGCTCAGGCTTCGCCCCACGGCTCTTCCATGAGTCGCCTGGCGGAGGCCCTTCCTCCCCAACCGGGGCTCCGCTGGCAGACGTTGCCGGAAGGCTGGGTTTCCCACGGCGCGGAGGGCCTCCGGGTGGCGAACTTCACCATTTCGGGATCGGATGACCGCCGCGCGGAGCTGGCGGTGATTCCCCTGCCCGGGACTGGGGGAACGGACGTGGATCTGGTCAATCTCTGGCGGGGTCAGCTCAGCCTGGCACCCATCGGGCCCGAGGCCCTGCCGGCCCACACCGACGAGACCGAGATCGCGGGCCAACCCATCAAGCTGTTCAACATCGTGGGTTCGGAGTCGTACGACACGGAGGCCCAAGGGCATCAGATTCTCGTGGCGGCCCTGCGCCGGGACGGTTTCACCTGGTTCTTCAAGCTGGCGGGGGATGCTCCCGTGGTGGAGGCCCAGCGCCAGCCCCTGAAAGCGTTCCTGGGACAGGTCGAGTTCACCGCCCCTTCGGCGGAGGCAGGGAGCCGGGGCGTTCCTGTCTCTACAGCGGGCGCCACCGGTCGGCCCCCTTCCGCCCGGTGGCAGGTGCCCGGGGCCTGGGAAGCGACCGAACCCACCGCCATGGTCCACAGCAAATGGCTCGCCCCGGGCGGCTCCGCCACCTCTCCGGTGGAAATCACCGTGAGCGTCCTGCCGGGCGACGCCGGAGGGCTGGTTCCCAATCTGAACCGGTGGCGCAGCCAGGTGGGGCTCCCGCCGGCGCCAGACGGCGAACTGGCGGCGTTGTCGGACAACCTCGAAGTCCTGGGAGGGAAGGGCACCCTTGTGGATTTCAACGGGTCGAGTCCCGAGCATGGAACCCCCTTGCGCATGGTCGCGGCGGTTGTGAAGCGCGACGGCCACAGCTGGTACTACAAGTTGATGGGGCCCCCTGAGGCGGTGGGAGCCCAACGGGATGCCTTTGTCAGCTTCGTTCAAACCGCCCAATACTCCCGCGGCTCATGATGCAAGCCTTCCTCAAGTCGTTCGCCTCGCTCCGCCTGACCCTGGTCCTGCTGGTTCTGAGTGTGATTCTGGTCTTTTTCGGGACCATGGCCCAGGAACCCCTGGGGCTGTACATCGCCCAGTCGCGGTTTTTCCAGAGCGTGTTCGTGGACGGCGCCTCGATGTGGGCTTCGATCAAGAAGACGCTTCAGATGATGGGTGTGTACCTGCCGCCCTCGACGGCGGCGGACGTTCTTCACGCCCGATATTTCCCGGTGTTTCCCGGAGGCTACCTGCTGGGCTCCCTGCTGCTGATCAATCTGATCGCCGCTCACAGCGTGCGGTTCCGGTTCACCCGCAAGAAGGCCGGCATCATGCTCGTGCACAGCGGCTTGATCCTCCTGCTCCTGGGCCAGTTCTTCACCGAGGTCCTGGCCCGCGAAAGTGCCATGCGCCTCACCGAGGGTCAGACCAAGGCCTACTCCGAGGCGGATCGCCGCAGTGAACTGGCCATTGTCGAATCGCTGGGTTCGGACCGCGACCGGGTGGTGGCCATCCCCGATTCGAAGCTCGCGACGGGCGCGAGTTTTCAGAAGCCGGAACTGCCCTTCCGGCTGCGCGTGGTCCGCTACTACCCCAATTCCATGCTGACCAACCGCGTGGCGGTTCCGAACGCACCCCCGGTCACCGATGGGCCGGGGACGCGCTTTGCCCCGTTGGAACTCCCCCGGGTGACCGCCATGGACATGCGCGACGTACCCAGCGCCGTGGTGGAGTTGATCGGTGCGCAGGGTCCCATTGGCTCATACCTGCTCACCGAGTACTTCGAACGGCCGCAAACCGTCACCGTGGATGGACGCACATTCGACCTGAGCCTCCGTCTGCGTCGGATCTACAAGGACTTCAGTCTCAGCCTCATCAAGTTCCGGCACGACAAGTACAAGGGGACGGAGATCCCCAAGAACTTCTCCAGCCAGGTGCGCCTGGTGAACCCCAGCACCGGCGAGGATCGGGAAGTGTTGATCTATATGAACAACCCGCTGCGGTACCAGGGACTGACTTTTTACCAGGCCAGCTTTGACCGCCTGGACGACCGGGTGACCATCCTGCAGGTGGTTCGCAACCCCGCCTGGCTGACCCCGTATCTGGCGTGTGTGCTGGTCGGGTTGGGCCTGATCCTGCAATTCGGCATCCACCTGGTGGCGTTCCTGCGCAAGCCCCCCGCGCCCGCCACGCCTGCCGCATCGTAGGGTCCATGCTGAAGCCCTGGGAGCCCGCCTGAGGCTTCCTGCGGGCTGACGTCACCGCCGCCCTCATCAACGGGAGTCGTCCCCAACTCAACAGACCGGGACCCGAAAGGGCTCCGTCGAGGGCTCCGTCGCGCCCTCCCGTATTCCCTACGCCATGCGCATCGGCATGATGACGTAGAGGAAGGGACTGTTGGTCTTCACCACGCCGGGGCTGAGATCGTCGCTGATCTCGATGTACACTTCATCGGAATCGAGCGCCTTGAGGGGATCCATCAGATAGACCGGATTGAAGGCGATAGCGATATCGGCGCCCGCATAGTTGATGGCGAGGCTTTCGCGGCCTTCCCCGACCTCCGGGGTGTTGGCGGTGATCGCGAGGTTGTTCCTGGTGAAGCTGAGTTTGACCGAGTTCGTTTTGTCGCTGGTCATGATCTCGGCCCGGCGCAGGGCCTGGAGAAGTTCCTCGCGGATCACCGGCACCCTTTCCTTGAACTCCGTGGGGATGACCTGCCGGTAGTTGGGGTAGGTGCCCTCAACCAGTTTGGAGACGATCCGGACGGCCGGATGCTTGTCCCCCTTCAGCTCGTAAGCCACCTGGTTGTCCGTGTAGCGGATCGAAACATCGCCGGAAGGTTGGAGGAGCCGGCTCAGTTCGTTGATCGCCTTGGTGGGCACGATGAAGTCGCCATGGCTTTCCGGCTCCACTTCCACCTCCTCCTCGACCAGAGCTAACCGCCGCCCATCCGTGGAAACCAGGGTGACGCGATGCTCCTTGAAGCTGTGGAAGATGCCGTTCAACACGTATCGGCTCTCATCCGTCGAGATCGCGAAGGAGGTCTTCTTCAGCATCCCCCGAAGCTTCTCCTGGGGCAGGGATACATGTTTCTTGTCGGCAAACTCGGGAATCGGGGGGAAATCCTGGGCGGCGAGCCCGTTGATCCGGTAATAGGAATTGCCTGCGGAGAGGGTGCTCAGGTTGTGCTCGTCCGTTTCGAGGTCGATCTCGAGCTGCCCCAGTTCCCGGCAGATGCCAAAGAACTTCTTCACCGGGATCGTCGTGCCCCCCGGCCGCTGCACGCGCGCTTCCACCGAGCACGAGATGGTGACATCCAGGTCTGTCGCGGTCAGCTCCAGCCGGTTGTCGTCCGCCTTGAGCAGCACATTCGAGAGGATCGGCAGGGTGGTCCGTGTCCCGACCACGTTCTGCACCGCCTGGAGCCCTTGCAGGATATGCTCCTTGCCGATCGACAGTTTCATCGTCGGCTTAATAGTAGGAACCATGCAATATGGAAAGCACCATATTAAGGGCTGTGGATAAGGCCAACAACTGTCTGTTGGGGTTGCCAGCAGGGTGGGAAAACGGCGGCGCCGACTCGGAATAACCCTGGGAACGACTCGGACAAACCGGTGCCGATGGGCAGAAGTGGGTCCGGGAAACAGGGTCTCAGGGAGTTATTCACGGGAAAGGCCGGGGTGGAAGCGAGGCTTGGCTGGTGGCCCGAAGGGTCGTGAGGGCGTTCCGGGGGCTATTGGGCGGTGGCTTGGGCAAGGATGGAGGGCAGGACGGCAGCGACACTATCGATATCGGTGGCGGTGGTATCCCGGCCAAGCGAGAACCTGACCAAGGCGGCGGCGCGGGGACGGGGAACGCCCATGGCCAGGAGCACATGCGAGGGCTCCAGCGAGCCCACGGAGCACGCGGAACCGCTGGAGGCACAGATCCCGACCAAGTCCATGGCCGCCAGGAGCGCAAGGCTGTCCGTACCCTCCACGGTGAACGCCAGCGTGTTCGCCAATGCAGCCCCGGGAGGGGTGTGGAGGGTGACCCCGGGAAGAGGCCGAAGGGCGGCAGCAAGACGGCTGGAAAGCGGGCCGAGCCGGGATGGGTTGAAGACGGGATCGGGGACGAATCGCTCGATGGCCTCAGCCATGCCGAGAATGGCGGGCAGGTTTTCGGTCCCGGCGCGGCGCTCATATTCGTGGGCACCTCCCAGAAGTTGAGGTTCCAGAGACCGTGGGGAACGGCAGTAGAGCAGCCCGGCGCCTCTTGGTCCGTGGAGCTTGTGGGCACAGAGGGTCACCAGATCGGCTTCCAACGCTTCCAGGCCGTGCCAGGGAAGCTTTCCGAAGGACTGGACGGCGTCGGTGTGGAACGGAATTCCATGCTGGCGGCAGAGACGGCCGATTTCAGAGACGGGCTGCAGGACGCCGGTCTCGTTGTTGGCCGTCATCACCGATACCAGGGCGGTGTCGGGACGCAGCGCGGCGGCCACCGATGCCGGATCGACCCTGCCGGCCGCATCGACGGGAAGCAGCGTCAGGGAACACGCCTCCTGGCGCGCCAGGTGGTGGAAGGTGTGGAGGACGGCAGGATGTTCCGTGGGGGAACAGATCAGGTGGGGAGGGCGGGTACGCGCCAGCGGGCGCACCGTGCCAAAGATCGCCAGGTTGTTCGCCTCCGTGCCGCCACTGGTGAAGACCAGTTCGGAAGGCTTGCAGCCAAGGACCACGGCGATGCGGTCGCGTGCGTCGTCGAGCAGGGCCCGGGCGTGGCGCCCGACGTGGTGGATGCTGGAAGGATTGCCCCAGGCGAGGTCCAAGCCCGTCAGGACCGCCTCCCGGACAGCCGGGTCGAGAGGCGTGGTGGCGTTGTAATCGAGATAGATGGAGGGGCGGGACGGCGAGGCCACAGGCGGCGGGAGCGGGGCTTACGGGGTCGCCGCAGTGGGTTGGCCGCAAAACCGTTGAAAGGCGCCACCGAGGAGTTCCCCGACATCGCGACGGATCTCCGTCTCGGAGGCCCACCATCCGGAGGCCGCCAGGTCGGAGTACTTGCGGGCCAGGGCGTCGGCGAGGATCTGCCGGCTGTGTTCCCACTTGTAGATCACCTGGTCCAGAACCCGGGCGTCGGAATGCTGCGGGGTGAAGCTCAGGCCCAGCAGTTCGAGGCGCATCGACGTCATTTCCCCGATGGTCTCCGGGATGTTGGTGAACCACCAGCAGCCGAAGACGTGGAGATTGCGGAACTTCCGTGCCAGCACCACGAGTTCGTGCTGGTTTTCGCGGGAGAGAACGGTGGTGAGGAACCGGACGTCCGGATGGGCGGAGCAGAGGTTCTCGAGGGCGGTGAGGTCGCTCCGGCCGACACCGTCGCCGGCGAGTTGGAGCGCGGGATTGACGGCGCGCTTGACGCCCAGCATCAGGGCGAACGGCAGGCCGGACTCGCGGCAGAACGGCAGAACCACCTGGTCGATCAGCGTCGCTGTGGCGTCGTTGTGGGGATAGCGGAAGTCCGGGGGAAGGGAGACCATGACGTACCGGGCGGCCATCCGGCGGGTCCAGTCCGCCAGGAAACGACGGGCGCCATCGAACGCCTTGGCGTCCAGAGTGGCCTGCTCCAGGTAACCCCAGTGGCGAAGCTGCTCGGCGGCGGAAGGCCAGGCGACGAGCAGGGGATCGATGCGCAACGCGGCCACGAAGCGGGGATCGCGGGGAAAGGACGCCTCCCAAACCGGACGTTCGAGCGGATCGAACGGGGAGTTGGTCATGTAGATCTGCCGGACCCGGGCGAGGTCGAGGCAGCGGGTGACGTAGTCGCCGACTTTCCAGTCGGCAAACCAGCGTCGGAGAGCGGGCAGATCGTTCTTGCGGGGCTCGATGCCGAGGCGGTGCAGGATGGTGAGGACGCCGCGGGCCGCTTCGGACAAGGGCGACCGGTCGGCGAAGAGGACCTTCCAGACCAGGTCGGCCTGTTCGGTTTTGGAGAGGCGCCAGAAGGCATCGTAGGGGAGTTCCAGGTAGCGAAATGCCTCGGCCACCAGGTAGTGATAAACGAGCAGATCATCGATGCCCCAAAGCAGCAGGGCCTCAAAGGCCGGATCATAGAGGTGGGTGTGGATATCGATCACCGGGGCTTCCAGCACAACGCGGCGGACCGTCGATTCGAGGAGAAGGCGGGCAGGGGCATCGGAAGCGGCGGAGGCCATGCCTCGATGTACCCGTTGCCCCGGGGGATCGCGAAGCCAAAAAGCCGCTCGGGAACAAGGAGCGCAGTCAAAGGATGTTGTGCCCGGCAATTCCAAAATGCGGGGCCGCCGTCAGGAGACGCAAATCGTTCGAATAGACCCGCGCACAGCCCGCTTCGGCGGCGCAGGCGAGATGGATTGCATCCGCCGCGCGGACGGCGAGGGTCGAGGGCAACCTGGCATACGTTGCCGAAAGCCGTTGGATCACCGCCGGCGACAGGGCAAGCCAACGGAAAGCGCCCGCCGACGAGTCACGATCCAATTCCGAGAGCAACGTTTTCATGTCTGCCTCCAAAAGCGCTCCCTCCCTGAGCTTGCGATGGAACGCCGCCACGATTTCGGCCCTGCCATGGAGGCAGCAGGCAATCTGGCCCGTACCGGCTAGCGCCCGCACCTCCTCCCAGCCCGGGTCCCGCGTGTAGAGCCGTACGAGGTAGCTCGTGTCGAAATAGAGCATCAGGCGGGGTCCTCCCGATCCTCCGAGATGATCCGGGTTACATCGGGTCCCAAGCCGGCCTTGCCGCTCTGGTCGAAGCGGCGAAACGCCTCGGAAGCCTTGCGATCGGCGAAATAGGGAAGGCCAGCTTCCTCAGGTTCCGGGACAATTCTGGCAATGGGGCGGCCGTTGTCCGTGACCACGATCTGTCCGCAACGGGAAGCCTCTCGCACCCATTCGCCGGTCCTGGCGTGCAGCTCGCGGAGGGTCACGGTCTTCATGTGTCACACCGTGACACACACGGCGTGGGCGCGTCAATGAAGGCATCGAGCGCCTCCCGCCCAATACTGGAGGGCGAAGGGATTTGCGGACCCGATGTGGGCTCTGTGCCCCCTGCCATTCGGGGTTCCGGCGTCCGCCGTGCCCCGCCTCCCACCTCAAATCCACCGGTTCCAGGAAACCGGGTAGGGATCAGGCGGTGGCCTCTCCGACCTGCCAGCGGTGGAAGCGGCGGATGCTCAATGTGTCATCGAGCTGTTTGGCGACGCCCTCGAGGTGCTGCTGAACGGTTTGGTCCGGGTTCTTCACGAACGCCTGTTCGAGGAGGCAGACGGACTGGTAATACTTGTCGATGACGCCCTGGAGGATCTTCTCCATGGCCTGGGCGGGCTTGCCCTTGAGGCGGTCGGATTGCGCGGCAATGTCCCGCTCCTTCGCCACGACGTCGGCTGGAACGCCGGAGCGGTCCACCGCGGTCGGATGGGCGGCGGCGATCTGGAGGGTGATGTCCTTGACGAGCTGCTTGAAGGGTTCCTGGGAGACGGTGGCATCCTTGCCGCAACCGACTTCGAGGAGGACGCCGACCTTGGCGCCTGTATGGATGTAGGCGGCAATGAGGCCGGGACCGGTCAGGTCGAGGCGGGTATGGCGGGCGATGAGGATGTTTTCCCCGATCTTGGCGACGGCGGCAACGCGCTGGGCCTCGAGATCCGGGGCGGTTTCCGCGACCAAGGAACGGGCAACCTCCTCGCAGAAGGCGCGGAAGGTATCGTTCTTGGCGACGAAGTCTGTTTCGCAGTTGATCTCGGCGAGCACGCCGGACCGGCCATCGGGCGTGAGATACTGGGCGATGACACCTTCCCGGGCGTCGCGACCCGCCTTCTTGGCGGCCTGGGCGATGCCGCGTTTGCGGAGGATTTCGACGGCGGCATCGAGATCCCCGACGGCTTCGGTGAGGGCCTTCTTGCAGTCCATGAGGCCGGCATTGGTCATTTCGCGGAGTTTGCCAACGGCGGCGGCAGTGATTTCAGCCATATCGATGGGGGATGAATTGTCCTGAGGCGGCTCCGGAGGATTGCCCGGGAGAGCCACGCATCGGAGCGGTTATGGAGCGGTTATGGAGGGTTCAGGCCACGGCCGGCGAAGCGGGTTGCTCGGCAACGGGGGCGGCGACGGGCGAGGGCAACGAGGAAGCGGATTCCGCAGGGGGCGGAGTGGCCTCCGGGGCGGCGGGAGTGTCGGGTTGGGGAGGGGTCGCGGCCGGTGCGGCGGCCTCGGTGGAGTCGAGGGTCTTGCGACGGGCGTACTTGGCCTCGAACTCGGCGCGTCCGCGGGCGATGGCCTGGGTGAGCGTGTTCAGAATGAGGCGGACCGACCGAATGGCGTCGTCATTGGCGGCGACCGGGTAATCCGCCTGATCAGGATCGCAGTTGGTATCGACGACGCCGACGATCGGGATCTTGAGGCGGCGGGCCTCGGCGACGGCATTGTGTTCGCGCTTGAGGTCCACGATCAGGAGGGCGGAGGGCATCTTCTGGGCCATGAGGCGGATGCCGTCCAGGTTCTTGCACATGCGGCCGGCTTCCCGGCGCAACATGGACTGCTCCTGTTTCACGTAGTTCAGGATCGACCCGTCAGCCTCCATCTTCTCGATGTGGCGAAGCCGTTCGAGGGACTTCTTGAGGGTGGAGAAATTGGTGAGCGTACCTCCGAGCCAGCGCTCGATGACGTACATGGCGCCGCTGGCGGTGGCGGCTTCCTTGACGGCGACCTGGGCCTGTTTCTTGGTGCCGACGAACAGGATTTCGCCCCCCTGGCGGGCCGTATCCTCCAGGAACCGGCAGGCCGCCTCGATCTGGGTGACGGTCTGGCTGAGATCGATGATGTGAATGCCGTTGCGGGCCTCGAAGATGTAGGGCTTCATCTTCGGGTTCCAACGCCGGGTCTGATGTCCGAAATGAACACCGGCCTCCAACAATTCCTTGATGCCTGGGTACTGCACGTTTGTTCCTGATAGTCAGCCGCCGCATCCTTTCTGATGCGACCGCCATCCCGCGAGCCGCGGGATTCGATTCATTGCGATTATGGCCTCCGGGTCGCCTCGGATCCGGAACTTTAAGGCCGTTCCCCCCGACGCCCGCTCCGGGCGAAAGGGAGGCGGAGGCTATCAGGGCCGCACATGAGGGCAATAGCGAAGTGGAGATGTGGAAGTTGGTTCTTGAACCGGCCCGCTCGCGCGTCTTTAGGATGGGCAACCTCAAGGGACCGCCAATGCACGGGGCTGAACACCAGATCGATGCCGGAGGGGCCGAGGACCTTCTGCCGTTGGTGTACGAGGACTTGAGGCGGCTGGCGGCGGTGAAGCTGGATGGGGAGGTTCCGGGTCAGACCCTGCAACCGACGGCGCTGGTGCATGAGGTCTGGCTGCGGCTTTCCAGCGAGAACCATCCCTGGGCCAACCGGCGGCAGTTCTTCGCGGCGGCGGCCGAAGCGATGCGGCGGATCCTGATCGAGCGGGCCCGGAAGCGGCGTCGGGTGAAGCATGGGGGCAAGCTGCGGCGCACAACGGTGGACGATCTGGACCTGGCGGCGACCACGAACGATGACGAAACGATCCTGCGGGTGAGCGACGCGGTGGAGCGGCTGGCGGTTCAGGATCCAGTGGGAGCGGAGTTGATCCGGCTGCGGTTTTTTGCGGGGCTGTCGAATGTGGAGGCGGCGGAGCTGATGGGGATGTCGGAGCGCTCCGGCAAGCGCGCCTGGGCGTACGCCCGCGCCTGGCTCTACGAGGAGTTGCGCCGCGAAGCCTGAGGAGCCGGGGGGGCGGGAAGGGGCCAATCCCGGGAATCGTGGCCCGTAAGGACTCGAAACGGCGCGCCTAGGTACCGGGGCCAGGCAGACACCCATGTCCAACTCGAATCGCGAAAAGGAACTGTTCGAACATGCGGTGGAACTGGACTCCCCGGCGGAGAGGGCCGGGTTCCTGAAGGAGGCTTGCGGGGCGGACCTGGATCTGCGGCAGCGGGTGGAGGCGTTGCTGGCTGTCAGCGATGCGGCAGCGGGATTCCTCCCGGGGCAACCCGGAGGAGCCAGGGACCCAAGCTCCGCGGAGGGTGTCGTGGGCAAGACGATTGCCGGACGCTACAAGGTGCTGGAGCCGATCGGCGAGGGAGGGTTCGGAGTGGTGTATATGGCCGAGCAGACGGCGCCGATCCGACGTCGGGTCGCGCTCAAGATCATCAAGCCCGGCATGGATTCCCGGCAGGTGATCGGACGCTTCGAGGCGGAGCGCCAGGCCCTGGCGATGATGAACGATCCGAACATCGCCCAGGTGCTCGATGCGGGAGCCACGGAGAAGGGACACCCGTTCTTCGTGATGGAGCTGGTTCGCGGCATTCCGATCACGCAGTTCTGCGCGGAGCGGGAGCTGGACCTCGAGGCGCGACTGACCTTGTTCGTGAAGGTGTGTTCCGCGGTGCAGCATGCCCACCAGAAGGGGATCATTCACCGCGACCTCAAGCCGGCCAATATCCTGGTGACCCTGCACGGGGAGGAGCCGGTGCCGAAGGTCATCGACTTCGGCATCGCCAAGGCGATGCACGAACCGCTGACGGACAAGACGCTCTTCACCCACTTCCAGCAGTTTCTCGGCACGCCGGCCTACATGAGTCCGGAACAGGCCTCCCTGAGCGGATTGGATGTGGATACGCGGAGCGACATCTACAGCCTCGGTGTGCTCCTCTATGAACTGGTGACCGGAGGCCCGCCCTTCGATGCCAAGTCCCTTCTGGGCTCGGGTTGGGAGGCCATGCGCAAGACCCTCTGCGAACGGGAACCGGAGCGGCCCTCCACCCGCCTCCGCCGGGCGACGCATGGCGCGGCCAACGTCCGCGGTATCCGATGCCACGCGCGGCTGGCCAGGGAACTGGACCTGATCGTCCTCAAGGCGCTCGAGAAGGATCGCGAGCGGCGTTACCCCACGGCCAACGGGCTCGCGGCCGACGTCCGGCGGTTCCTCCAGCAGGAACCGGTCACCGCCATGCCGCCGAGCCTCACCTATCAACTCGCCAAGCTCGGCCGCCGCCATCGCAAGGCGGTCGTCACCGGCATGGCCTTCGGAGTGGTGCTGCTGATGGCAGCCTTGACCGGCACCGGGCTGGCCATCCGTGCCCGACAGGCCGAAACCGTCGCCATTCGGGAGGCGGAGGCGGCGCGGAATGTGTCCGAGTTTCTCTGGAAGGAACTCCTCCGGCCGCTCACGCCCTGGAGTCACACCAACCCCGGGGTCTCCCTCAAAGCCGCGTTCGACGCCGCCTCAGACAGTATTCCGGCCCGGCTCCAGGGGCAGCCGCTGGCCGAGGCGGCCATCCGGCTTTCGTTCGCCCGCGCCCACCTGGGGCTGGCGGAGTGGGACCGGGCCGAGACGAACCTGATGCGGGCCCTGGCACTTCAGCGGGCGCACGCCGGGACATGGGATGAGCGGACCGCGGACGTCCTTTTCCAGGCGGGCACCCTGCGTGAGTTCCAGAGTCGCTGGGTGGATGCCGAGGCGGCCTTCGAGGAGGCCGCAGCCATTCGTGCGCAAATATTCGGTCCTGACCATCCCGAGCCTGTCGTCGCGCGGGCCAAGGCCGCCTTGAACCGCGCGCGTCAACTGCCCGCCGATCGGGCCGAGCCGGTGCTTTCCCGCGCTTCGGAGGACCTGATGCGGTTCGTGGGCGCGGCCCATCATGTCCACCGGTCCATCCTCAACAGGCTGGGCGAGCTTCACCTGAAAGGGGGGCGGCCGGAGCAAGCCTGGGACCTCTTCGAGCAGACGCGTCGGCTGGCCCAGGAAGAGGAAGGCGACCTGAGCAGCGGCGTCCTCTGGA
This region includes:
- a CDS encoding RNA polymerase subunit sigma; this encodes MHGAEHQIDAGGAEDLLPLVYEDLRRLAAVKLDGEVPGQTLQPTALVHEVWLRLSSENHPWANRRQFFAAAAEAMRRILIERARKRRRVKHGGKLRRTTVDDLDLAATTNDDETILRVSDAVERLAVQDPVGAELIRLRFFAGLSNVEAAELMGMSERSGKRAWAYARAWLYEELRREA
- a CDS encoding serine/threonine protein kinase, yielding MSNSNREKELFEHAVELDSPAERAGFLKEACGADLDLRQRVEALLAVSDAAAGFLPGQPGGARDPSSAEGVVGKTIAGRYKVLEPIGEGGFGVVYMAEQTAPIRRRVALKIIKPGMDSRQVIGRFEAERQALAMMNDPNIAQVLDAGATEKGHPFFVMELVRGIPITQFCAERELDLEARLTLFVKVCSAVQHAHQKGIIHRDLKPANILVTLHGEEPVPKVIDFGIAKAMHEPLTDKTLFTHFQQFLGTPAYMSPEQASLSGLDVDTRSDIYSLGVLLYELVTGGPPFDAKSLLGSGWEAMRKTLCEREPERPSTRLRRATHGAANVRGIRCHARLARELDLIVLKALEKDRERRYPTANGLAADVRRFLQQEPVTAMPPSLTYQLAKLGRRHRKAVVTGMAFGVVLLMAALTGTGLAIRARQAETVAIREAEAARNVSEFLWKELLRPLTPWSHTNPGVSLKAAFDAASDSIPARLQGQPLAEAAIRLSFARAHLGLAEWDRAETNLMRALALQRAHAGTWDERTADVLFQAGTLREFQSRWVDAEAAFEEAAAIRAQIFGPDHPEPVVARAKAALNRARQLPADRAEPVLSRASEDLMRFVGAAHHVHRSILNRLGELHLKGGRPEQAWDLFEQTRRLAQEEEGDLSSGVLWSLELKARTRAHQGRYAEADHAFQEVEALRKQTLRAGHDLTLKGQLLRTELVLVPQRRFEEAATVLLDLADVAVGGQSTVRAEWMGTLEAVLSGWQEHGGGPEFETFRDRALSYLAAPTAGGR